One genomic region from Conexibacter woesei Iso977N encodes:
- a CDS encoding trifunctional glycosyltransferase/class I SAM-dependent methyltransferase/polysaccharide deacetylase, whose amino-acid sequence MQAYMGVTGRTPLDVSVVIPAFNAAETLAETIASLQAQVPHGGTWEAVVVDDGSRDETARVAQELAAADPRVRFVPRENQGVSATRNRGVREARYPWIWFLDADDLLVPEAFSWYFAEVERDPALDMVYGGWARLLPDGRLFDEVRDVPADDLFRSFSSTCSFAIHACVTRRELILAAAGFDESLITCEDWDLWQRLARGGLRAVEVPRRVAIYRLRPQSASNDGVRMLTDGLEVIDRGHRADPRVAHPVPELRDGADPRMVPLAQLGMAAYCAGLVLGRGGDPEAVLSIVDGLRPKLTDPAAIGATVAGAVPLGRTQLIGDWASFEPELWERVDALLLRFEQIAGEPLFARRARKSFDRAILAAVGDDAGALRLGDAQLLDVEVGAPLADVALEDGVQRLICRVRAGGALAGELELPVFGPVAHAWHLADAVADQLGWDLLARHLGQDGDGGAEAGARIWELFQQELWGLDGVASEGFYDDEWAVAEPAETTAGPLDLAAGVEVAAPLPGPLPPGALAVPVRCGGAPLGTVYVGEDRPRTAHALRVAIVWQCGFELCVAAVRAGLVGRTGAPGATLRTRVAAAAATAGAGVPPALLRVGVAPAGTVAGPLARRAVLPATAAEAAARLAAYDERPARPGDGAVVVVDPGLQDGHAPVAEAERPGAAPEGSSPEEFDALFARTDDPWSYDNAYERQKYDRTLALAPEHVARALELGSAGGRFTVRLAERAGAVTALDVSPFALEHARARAAAAEATNITFARHDLFADALPRQAAELVVCSEVLYYAGTVERLRFAVGQLAAAVAEGGVLVTAHARLLVDDDRGFAWGLPFGAASITRELQDSFLRLEAEVVTDAYVVQRWVRPAGALAARLPRRVRRERAALPDELPAPVAEMLRAGGPPPEVTFRAPADRVPVLMYHRVAPEGSDMNLQWRIHPEQFEAHLAHLRAQGYYSVSTEALGEAMRTRRPLLGRPIVLSFDDGYEDFPDHAWPLLRKYGLSATIFAVTDRVGDHNAWDAHRGERLELMGWDTLRRLAAQGAEIGSHTAAHPPLSALSPAEVADDLLRSRATLGRELGRASTSLAYPFGDLDATVARVAGACGFTIALTCEPGSARFDGAPLTTPRIEVTGTDDVATLMLKLTAQ is encoded by the coding sequence ATGCAGGCGTACATGGGCGTGACGGGCAGGACTCCTTTGGACGTCTCGGTGGTGATCCCTGCGTTCAACGCGGCGGAGACGCTGGCCGAGACCATCGCCTCGCTGCAGGCGCAAGTGCCCCACGGCGGGACGTGGGAAGCAGTCGTCGTCGACGACGGCTCCAGGGACGAGACGGCCCGCGTGGCGCAGGAGCTGGCGGCCGCCGACCCGCGCGTGCGCTTCGTCCCGAGGGAGAACCAGGGCGTCTCGGCGACGCGCAACCGCGGCGTGCGCGAGGCGCGGTACCCGTGGATCTGGTTCCTGGACGCCGACGACCTGCTCGTGCCCGAGGCGTTCTCCTGGTACTTCGCCGAGGTCGAGCGCGACCCCGCGCTGGACATGGTCTACGGCGGCTGGGCGCGGCTGCTGCCCGACGGGCGCCTGTTCGACGAGGTCCGCGACGTCCCCGCCGACGACCTCTTCCGCTCGTTCTCCTCGACCTGCTCGTTCGCGATCCACGCGTGCGTCACGCGGCGCGAGCTGATCCTCGCCGCGGCCGGCTTCGACGAGTCGCTGATCACGTGCGAGGACTGGGACCTGTGGCAGCGCCTGGCGCGCGGCGGGCTGAGGGCCGTCGAGGTCCCCCGGCGCGTCGCGATCTACCGGCTGCGCCCGCAGTCGGCGTCCAACGACGGCGTGCGGATGCTGACCGACGGGCTGGAGGTCATCGACCGCGGCCACCGCGCCGACCCGCGCGTCGCGCACCCGGTCCCGGAGCTGCGCGACGGCGCCGACCCGCGGATGGTGCCGCTCGCCCAGCTCGGCATGGCCGCCTACTGCGCCGGGCTCGTGCTCGGACGCGGCGGCGATCCCGAGGCGGTGCTGTCGATCGTCGACGGCCTGCGCCCGAAGCTCACCGACCCCGCGGCGATCGGCGCGACGGTCGCGGGCGCCGTCCCGCTCGGCCGCACGCAGCTGATCGGCGACTGGGCGTCGTTCGAGCCGGAGCTGTGGGAGCGCGTCGACGCGCTGCTGCTGCGCTTCGAGCAGATCGCGGGCGAGCCGCTGTTCGCCCGGCGCGCGCGCAAGAGCTTCGACCGCGCGATCCTCGCCGCGGTCGGCGACGACGCCGGCGCGCTGCGCCTCGGCGACGCGCAGCTGCTCGACGTCGAGGTCGGCGCGCCGCTGGCCGACGTGGCGCTCGAGGACGGCGTGCAGCGCCTGATCTGCCGGGTCCGGGCCGGCGGCGCGCTCGCGGGCGAGCTGGAGCTGCCGGTCTTCGGCCCGGTCGCGCATGCCTGGCACCTCGCCGACGCGGTCGCCGACCAGCTCGGCTGGGACCTGCTGGCGCGCCACCTCGGCCAGGACGGCGACGGCGGCGCCGAGGCCGGCGCACGCATCTGGGAGCTGTTCCAGCAGGAGCTGTGGGGCCTCGACGGCGTGGCGTCGGAGGGCTTCTACGACGACGAGTGGGCCGTCGCCGAGCCGGCGGAGACGACCGCCGGGCCGCTCGACCTCGCCGCCGGCGTCGAGGTCGCGGCGCCGCTGCCCGGGCCGCTGCCGCCCGGTGCGCTGGCCGTCCCGGTCCGCTGCGGCGGCGCGCCGCTCGGGACGGTCTACGTCGGCGAGGACCGCCCGCGCACCGCGCACGCGCTGCGCGTCGCGATCGTCTGGCAGTGCGGCTTCGAGCTGTGCGTCGCGGCGGTGCGGGCCGGGCTCGTCGGCCGCACGGGCGCGCCGGGCGCCACGCTGCGCACCCGCGTCGCGGCGGCCGCCGCCACGGCGGGCGCCGGTGTGCCGCCCGCGCTGCTGCGCGTCGGCGTCGCGCCCGCGGGGACCGTCGCGGGCCCGCTCGCGCGGCGCGCGGTCCTGCCCGCCACGGCGGCGGAGGCGGCCGCGCGGCTGGCGGCCTACGACGAGCGCCCGGCGCGGCCCGGCGACGGCGCCGTCGTCGTCGTTGACCCCGGCCTGCAGGACGGCCACGCGCCGGTCGCCGAGGCCGAGCGGCCGGGCGCGGCGCCCGAGGGCTCCAGCCCCGAGGAGTTCGACGCGCTGTTCGCGCGCACCGACGACCCGTGGTCCTACGACAACGCCTACGAGCGCCAGAAGTACGACCGCACGCTGGCGCTCGCGCCGGAGCACGTCGCGCGGGCGCTGGAGCTCGGCAGCGCCGGCGGGCGCTTCACCGTCCGGCTGGCCGAGCGCGCCGGCGCGGTGACGGCGCTCGACGTCTCGCCGTTCGCGCTGGAGCACGCGCGCGCCCGCGCCGCCGCGGCCGAGGCCACCAACATCACGTTCGCCCGCCACGACCTGTTCGCCGACGCGCTGCCCAGGCAGGCCGCCGAGCTGGTCGTCTGCAGCGAGGTCCTGTACTACGCCGGGACGGTCGAGCGCCTGCGCTTCGCCGTCGGCCAGCTCGCCGCGGCGGTCGCCGAGGGCGGCGTGCTGGTGACCGCGCACGCGCGCCTGCTGGTCGACGACGACCGCGGCTTCGCCTGGGGCCTGCCGTTCGGCGCCGCGTCGATCACGCGCGAGCTGCAGGACTCGTTCCTGCGCCTGGAGGCCGAGGTCGTCACCGACGCCTACGTCGTCCAGCGCTGGGTCCGGCCCGCCGGCGCCCTGGCCGCGCGCCTGCCGCGCCGCGTCCGCCGCGAGCGCGCGGCGCTGCCCGACGAGCTGCCCGCGCCGGTCGCCGAGATGCTGCGCGCGGGCGGCCCGCCGCCGGAGGTGACGTTCCGCGCGCCGGCCGACCGCGTGCCGGTGCTGATGTACCACCGCGTCGCGCCGGAGGGATCGGACATGAACCTCCAGTGGCGCATCCACCCTGAGCAGTTCGAGGCGCACCTCGCGCACCTCCGCGCGCAGGGCTACTACAGCGTCTCGACCGAGGCGCTCGGCGAGGCGATGCGCACGCGTCGCCCGCTGCTCGGCCGCCCGATCGTCCTGAGCTTCGACGACGGCTACGAGGACTTCCCCGACCACGCCTGGCCGCTGCTGCGCAAGTACGGGTTGTCGGCCACGATCTTCGCGGTCACCGACCGCGTCGGCGACCACAACGCGTGGGACGCGCACCGCGGCGAGCGCCTCGAGCTGATGGGCTGGGACACGCTGCGCCGCCTGGCAGCCCAGGGGGCCGAGATCGGCTCGCACACCGCGGCGCACCCGCCGTTGTCGGCGCTGTCGCCCGCCGAGGTCGCCGACGACCTCCTGCGCTCCCGCGCCACGCTCGGCCGCGAGCTCGGCCGCGCGTCCACGTCGCTCGCCTACCCATTCGGCGACCTCGACGCAACCGTCGCCCGCGTCGCCGGCGCGTGCGGCTTCACGATCGCGCTGACGTGCGAGCCGGGGAGCGCCAGGTTCGACGGCGCGCCGCTGACGACGCCCCGCATCGAGGTCACCGGGACCGACGACGTCGCGACCCTCATGCTGAAGCTCACCGCTCAGTAA
- a CDS encoding sugar transferase, giving the protein MPETSPASLLRITGLRATPPVIEESPTVNPDVMRRDRRYRRSLALADCLSALVALLLCANVFGADQLSLNVLWGLPLVVIACKLSGLYDRDELVIHKTTLDEAPALFQLSALYTLAVWMLDGVLLNGPLDKGQAVILLAALFVLGLVFRRVARSMAARAVEEERLLVIGDAASYARIEAKLEAASRAHAKLVGRMSLQRVSDVTADERPVDERTLAAMIRGLHAHRILVVPSQTNPQVTLDVIRATKALGVRVSILPHVFDVVGQSVVFDDLGGMTIMGVREFALGRSSQLVKRAFDLIGATLGLLLVAPVLAVVALLVKLGSPGPILFRQERIGRDGRPFRIYKFRSMVADAEAQKDELHALNEAVGLFKIAEDPRVTRVGRILRKTSLDELPQLLNVLRGEMSLVGPRPLIYSEDKTITGYDRRRLRLTPGMTGHWQIMGSSRVPMHEMVKLDYVYVTTWSLFEDVKILTRTIPYMLARRGM; this is encoded by the coding sequence ATGCCCGAAACGAGCCCCGCCTCGCTCCTGCGCATCACCGGCTTGCGTGCCACGCCGCCGGTCATCGAGGAGTCCCCCACCGTCAACCCAGACGTGATGCGCCGCGACCGGCGTTACCGGCGCAGCCTCGCGCTGGCCGATTGCCTGTCGGCGCTCGTCGCGCTGCTGCTGTGCGCCAACGTCTTCGGCGCCGACCAGCTCAGCCTCAACGTGCTCTGGGGGCTGCCGCTCGTCGTCATCGCCTGCAAGCTCAGCGGCCTCTACGACCGCGACGAGCTGGTCATCCACAAGACGACGCTCGACGAGGCGCCCGCGCTGTTCCAGCTGTCGGCGCTCTACACGCTCGCGGTCTGGATGCTCGACGGCGTGCTGCTCAACGGCCCGCTCGACAAGGGCCAGGCCGTGATCCTGCTGGCCGCGCTGTTCGTCCTGGGGCTCGTCTTCCGCCGTGTGGCGCGCTCGATGGCGGCGCGCGCGGTCGAGGAGGAGCGGCTGCTGGTCATCGGCGACGCGGCGTCCTACGCGCGCATCGAGGCCAAGCTGGAGGCGGCGTCACGTGCGCACGCCAAGCTGGTGGGCCGGATGTCGCTGCAGCGCGTCTCCGACGTCACGGCCGACGAGCGCCCGGTCGACGAGCGCACGCTGGCGGCGATGATCCGCGGGCTCCACGCGCACCGGATCCTGGTCGTCCCGAGCCAGACCAACCCGCAGGTCACGCTCGACGTCATCCGCGCGACCAAGGCGCTCGGCGTCCGCGTCAGCATCCTGCCGCACGTCTTCGACGTCGTCGGTCAGTCGGTGGTCTTCGACGACCTCGGCGGCATGACGATCATGGGCGTGCGCGAGTTCGCCCTGGGACGCTCCTCGCAGCTGGTCAAGCGCGCCTTCGACCTGATCGGCGCGACGCTCGGACTGCTGCTGGTCGCCCCCGTGCTGGCCGTCGTCGCGCTGCTCGTCAAGCTCGGCTCGCCCGGCCCGATCCTGTTCCGCCAGGAGCGGATCGGCCGCGACGGCCGGCCGTTCCGGATCTACAAGTTCCGCTCGATGGTCGCCGACGCCGAGGCTCAGAAGGACGAGCTGCACGCGCTCAACGAGGCGGTCGGGCTGTTCAAGATCGCCGAGGACCCGCGTGTCACGCGCGTCGGGCGGATCCTGCGCAAGACGTCGCTGGACGAGCTGCCGCAGCTGCTCAACGTGCTGCGCGGCGAGATGTCGCTGGTCGGCCCGCGCCCGCTGATCTACAGCGAGGACAAGACGATCACCGGCTACGACCGCCGCCGCCTGCGCCTGACGCCGGGCATGACCGGCCACTGGCAGATCATGGGCTCCTCGCGCGTCCCGATGCACGAGATGGTCAAGCTCGACTACGTGTACGTGACGACGTGGTCGCTGTTCGAGGACGTCAAGATCCTCACGCGCACCATCCCCTACATGTTGGCCAGGCGGGGGATGTAG
- a CDS encoding exopolysaccharide biosynthesis polyprenyl glycosylphosphotransferase: MRATASAERGAGALRRIARLRHHAPLIAEAPELHPGIVDRDRRYRYRLAIADALSALTALVLCASLGGGGHVQVGVLLGLPLAVVASKLRGLYDRDPLLVRKTTLDEAPTLFQLATFYTLIVWLADEPLLGAPMGKLQALVLWAALFTFGLTFRHIARIVAARRVPAERLLMIGDADSYARIDHKLEMGAINARLVGRMSLRRVSDLSVEERPVDEDTLADAIRSVRADRILVVPSQTNPQVTLDVIRATKALGVRISIVPHVFDVVGHSVVFDDLGGMTLLGVREFALARSSGLIKRLFDLAGAIAGLMVVGPFLLLAALAIKLDSPGPVFFRQERIGRHGRSFRIFKLRTMDADAEAQKAGLELDNEARGLFKIADDPRVTRVGRILRKTSLDELPQLLNVLRGEMSMVGPRPLIASEDETITGYDRRRLALTPGMTGHWQIMGSARVPMHEMVKIDYLYVTTWSLFGDLKILLRTVPYMLARRGQ; the protein is encoded by the coding sequence GTGCGAGCAACAGCATCTGCGGAGCGCGGCGCCGGAGCCCTGCGCCGCATCGCCCGGCTGCGCCACCATGCCCCGCTGATCGCCGAGGCGCCGGAGCTCCATCCGGGGATCGTCGACCGGGATCGCCGGTACCGCTATCGCCTCGCCATCGCCGACGCCCTGTCGGCGCTGACGGCGCTCGTGCTGTGCGCGTCGCTGGGCGGGGGCGGGCACGTCCAGGTCGGCGTGCTGCTCGGCCTGCCGCTGGCGGTCGTCGCGTCCAAGCTGCGCGGCCTCTACGACCGCGATCCGCTGCTGGTGCGCAAGACGACGCTCGACGAGGCGCCCACCCTCTTCCAGCTCGCGACGTTCTACACGCTGATCGTGTGGCTCGCCGACGAGCCGCTGCTCGGCGCGCCGATGGGCAAGCTCCAGGCGCTGGTCCTGTGGGCCGCGCTGTTCACGTTCGGGCTGACGTTCCGCCACATCGCGCGCATCGTCGCCGCGCGCCGCGTCCCGGCCGAGCGCCTGCTGATGATCGGCGACGCCGACAGCTACGCGCGCATCGACCACAAGCTCGAGATGGGCGCGATCAACGCCAGGCTCGTCGGCCGCATGTCGCTGCGCCGCGTCTCGGACCTCTCGGTCGAGGAGCGCCCGGTCGACGAGGACACGCTCGCCGACGCGATCCGCTCGGTCCGGGCGGACCGCATCCTGGTCGTCCCGAGCCAGACCAACCCGCAGGTCACGCTCGACGTCATCCGCGCCACGAAGGCGCTCGGCGTCCGCATCTCGATCGTCCCGCACGTCTTCGACGTCGTCGGCCACTCGGTCGTCTTCGACGACCTCGGCGGCATGACGCTGCTCGGCGTCCGCGAGTTCGCGCTGGCGCGGTCGTCGGGGCTGATCAAGCGCCTGTTCGACCTGGCCGGCGCGATCGCCGGGCTGATGGTCGTCGGGCCGTTCCTGCTGCTGGCCGCGCTGGCGATCAAGCTCGACTCGCCGGGCCCGGTCTTCTTCCGCCAGGAGCGCATCGGCCGCCACGGCAGGTCGTTCCGGATCTTCAAGCTGCGCACGATGGACGCCGACGCCGAGGCGCAGAAGGCCGGGCTGGAGCTCGACAACGAGGCCAGGGGCCTGTTCAAGATCGCCGACGACCCGCGCGTCACGCGCGTCGGGCGGATCCTGCGCAAGACGTCCCTGGACGAGCTGCCGCAGCTGCTGAACGTGCTGCGCGGCGAGATGTCGATGGTCGGCCCGCGACCGCTGATCGCCAGCGAGGACGAGACGATCACCGGCTACGACCGCCGCCGCCTCGCGCTCACGCCGGGCATGACGGGGCACTGGCAGATCATGGGCTCGGCGCGGGTGCCGATGCACGAGATGGTCAAGATCGACTACCTCTACGTGACCACGTGGAGCCTGTTCGGCGACCTGAAGATCCTGCTGCGCACCGTCCCCTACATGTTGGCCCGGCGCGGGCAGTAG